A stretch of the Desulfobacter sp. genome encodes the following:
- a CDS encoding PLP-dependent aminotransferase family protein — translation MAFKHILAQRTKLMEANAIREILKVVSNPGIISLAGGIPSPDSFPMEIFEQLCSQVLTTYKSQAFQYDLTEGFMPLREQMAGLLENRGIKITPQAVNITSGSQGVLDAAAKLMISKGDKIAIEAPTYLGAISAFNPYEPEYIPMEMDDQGLVPESLEQVLNTHNIKFIYLVPTFQNPTGRSLTMERRVKIAQIIKKHNTLLIEDDPYSALRYSGEDLAPIKTLAPDHVVYISTLSKVFAPGLRIGFYAAPEFIRQWLVLVKQGVDLHTSTFNQALAAQYLAGNHLKAQLPKIIDLYRPRQKAMMDALEHHLPKEFKVAPSEGGMFLWVQGPKGLNGMDLYQKALENGVAFVPGQFFYTDPDQGHETMRLNYTMADEPTLEKAVEKLGRAVRQMQE, via the coding sequence ATGGCGTTCAAACATATTTTAGCCCAGCGGACCAAACTCATGGAGGCCAATGCCATCAGGGAAATTCTCAAGGTGGTCTCCAACCCGGGAATCATCTCTCTTGCCGGGGGCATTCCCTCTCCGGACAGTTTTCCCATGGAGATATTTGAACAACTCTGCTCCCAGGTTCTGACCACCTATAAATCCCAGGCATTTCAATACGATCTCACCGAAGGGTTCATGCCCTTGAGAGAACAGATGGCAGGGCTGCTTGAAAACAGAGGCATTAAAATCACACCCCAAGCGGTGAATATCACCTCAGGCTCCCAGGGCGTTCTGGATGCCGCAGCCAAGCTCATGATATCCAAAGGGGATAAAATTGCGATTGAAGCGCCCACCTATCTTGGGGCCATTTCGGCTTTCAACCCCTATGAACCTGAGTACATCCCCATGGAAATGGATGACCAGGGCCTTGTTCCCGAATCGTTAGAGCAAGTCCTCAACACCCACAACATTAAGTTTATTTACCTGGTGCCCACCTTCCAGAATCCCACGGGCCGGAGCCTGACCATGGAAAGAAGGGTTAAGATTGCCCAAATCATAAAAAAGCATAATACCCTGCTCATTGAAGATGACCCCTACTCCGCCCTCAGATATTCAGGAGAGGATCTTGCCCCCATCAAGACCCTGGCCCCGGACCATGTCGTCTATATTTCCACCCTGTCCAAGGTCTTTGCCCCGGGCCTGCGTATCGGGTTTTATGCTGCTCCCGAATTCATCCGCCAATGGCTGGTATTGGTTAAACAAGGGGTGGATCTTCATACCTCCACATTCAATCAGGCATTGGCTGCCCAATACCTGGCCGGCAACCACCTAAAGGCCCAGCTGCCGAAAATCATCGACCTGTACCGGCCCAGACAAAAGGCCATGATGGACGCCTTAGAGCACCATCTCCCGAAGGAGTTCAAGGTTGCTCCCTCTGAAGGGGGGATGTTTTTATGGGTCCAGGGCCCCAAAGGCTTAAACGGTATGGATCTTTATCAAAAAGCCCTGGAAAACGGGGTGGCATTTGTGCCGGGACAATTTTTTTATACCGATCCCGACCAGGGTCATGAAACCATGAGGCTCAATTACACCATGGCAGATGAACCCACCCTTGAAAAGGCCGTTGAAAAACTGGGCAGGGCAGTCCGCCAAATGCAGGAATAA
- a CDS encoding transglycosylase SLT domain-containing protein, whose amino-acid sequence MIFLIRRFLYFSILVFWIAVLVFSTRLVSQAATQTSVPSSKTFPVFKEIEPNVDFWIDIFTKYSKAQGVLHDARDLSRVYKVIQLNPDNTRKAAKENQKTKKKAIKKYKAILLKLAQGHAPASAKEKKTAALFGSVPKASTLGQAALNLRIQTGLKDQFKEGLVRSGALIDEFKRIFLSHGLPQDLAFLPCVESSFNVNAYSKFGAAGIWQFTRSTGKRYMEIGYVVDQRRDPYISTQGAANLLKRNYSVLKNWPMALTAYNHGLNGMKRAKKKHQTYPRIYSDYKSRSFKFASRNFYSEFLAARQVAKHPSQYFKDLTPAKPVSHTLFKVQGFVPAKDLAKGLGLGINEIKQLNPALRKPVFDNRKYIPKGYELRLPQGIASQAVARAAAPLYKDRQKPSKFHRVHKGDTAGRIARTHKVGLNDLILANDLGRRATIYIGQTLRIPSRGEIVPLKTALAKAHP is encoded by the coding sequence ATGATTTTTTTGATCAGGCGATTTCTTTATTTCTCTATCCTTGTTTTCTGGATCGCAGTCCTTGTTTTCTCCACCAGACTTGTCAGCCAGGCGGCAACACAGACCTCTGTGCCGTCTTCCAAAACCTTTCCCGTGTTCAAAGAGATAGAGCCCAACGTTGATTTCTGGATTGATATATTTACAAAATACTCAAAAGCTCAGGGCGTTCTCCATGACGCCCGAGACCTGTCCCGGGTTTACAAGGTGATTCAACTGAACCCGGACAATACCCGGAAGGCTGCCAAGGAAAACCAGAAAACCAAAAAAAAGGCCATTAAAAAATACAAGGCCATCTTGTTGAAACTGGCCCAGGGCCATGCCCCGGCCTCAGCAAAAGAGAAAAAAACAGCCGCCCTGTTCGGTTCCGTTCCCAAGGCATCCACCCTGGGTCAGGCCGCCTTAAATTTACGAATCCAGACCGGGTTGAAAGACCAGTTCAAAGAGGGGCTTGTCCGGTCAGGCGCCTTGATTGACGAATTCAAACGAATTTTTTTATCCCATGGACTGCCCCAGGACCTGGCATTTCTGCCCTGCGTAGAGTCCTCCTTTAATGTGAATGCCTATTCAAAATTTGGTGCAGCCGGGATCTGGCAGTTTACCCGGTCCACAGGAAAACGGTATATGGAAATCGGTTATGTGGTGGATCAGCGGCGGGATCCCTATATATCGACCCAGGGGGCTGCAAACCTGCTCAAACGCAACTATTCAGTGCTCAAAAACTGGCCCATGGCCCTTACCGCATACAACCACGGCCTCAACGGAATGAAACGGGCCAAAAAAAAACATCAAACCTATCCCAGGATATATTCAGACTATAAGAGCAGGTCCTTTAAATTCGCCTCCCGAAATTTTTACTCAGAATTTCTGGCAGCCCGACAGGTGGCCAAACATCCTAGCCAATATTTCAAGGACCTGACCCCGGCCAAACCTGTCAGCCACACCCTGTTCAAGGTTCAAGGCTTTGTGCCGGCAAAGGATCTGGCCAAGGGGTTAGGCCTTGGCATCAATGAGATTAAACAACTAAATCCGGCCTTAAGAAAACCGGTGTTTGACAACAGAAAATATATTCCCAAAGGATATGAACTCCGTCTGCCCCAAGGCATTGCCAGCCAGGCTGTGGCGCGGGCGGCAGCCCCCTTGTACAAAGACAGGCAAAAGCCCAGCAAATTTCACCGGGTCCACAAAGGCGATACCGCAGGCCGCATTGCCCGCACCCACAAAGTGGGTCTCAATGACCTGATCCTGGCCAACGACCTTGGCAGACGGGCCACCATCTACATTGGCCAGACCTTGAGAATTCCGTCCAGAGGCGAAATCGTTCCCCTTAAAACCGCCCTGGCCAAAGCCCACCCCTGA
- a CDS encoding LysM peptidoglycan-binding domain-containing protein — protein sequence MVPKDLTLEKQPQAILPPEAEIQAKPAITATQVNLKIVTSDLKIQKTIQKNNRLIGVIHVAAEETLGHYADWLSIATQTIRNLNRLPFGRAITIGQAIKIPLPETGSKDFEEQRYEFHQEILEDFFDSYFVASTQVYDIKSGDTLWFLCVNQLEIPLWLLEKYNPAINLARLKPGQQLTYPLVSPNEIHGDKNGEIHGL from the coding sequence GTGGTTCCAAAAGACCTTACCCTTGAAAAACAGCCACAGGCCATTTTACCACCAGAGGCTGAAATCCAGGCAAAACCGGCCATCACAGCCACCCAGGTCAACCTAAAAATTGTGACCAGCGATCTTAAAATCCAAAAAACCATTCAAAAAAACAACCGATTGATCGGGGTCATCCATGTGGCAGCCGAAGAAACCTTGGGCCATTATGCCGACTGGCTCTCCATTGCCACCCAAACCATAAGAAACCTGAACCGCCTGCCCTTTGGCAGAGCCATCACCATTGGCCAGGCCATTAAAATTCCTTTGCCTGAAACAGGGTCCAAGGATTTTGAAGAACAACGTTACGAATTTCACCAGGAAATTCTGGAAGATTTTTTTGATTCCTATTTTGTGGCCTCAACCCAGGTCTATGACATCAAATCCGGGGATACCCTCTGGTTCTTGTGTGTAAACCAATTGGAAATCCCGCTATGGCTGCTTGAAAAGTATAACCCAGCCATAAATCTGGCCCGCCTTAAACCAGGCCAGCAACTGACCTACCCCCTGGTCAGCCCCAATGAAATTCATGGGGACAAAAACGGAGAAATCCATGGGCTATAA
- a CDS encoding PAS domain S-box protein, with protein MDRLFNPLLRHYDKREKEIYLKAKFILVGTVFITLSLFFSLIYTIWLDSAPVSVVLVESIGLGLMLFSLGVLVKGKYDIAVHTILTISFITIWTILFIEPADSIFTKLDTIVFVPALLAAMPLLFFNSRKPLAIYFSVNMAVFFLFIYLLKDTPGLSELERIDYFLDNSVAIGFVSFVSFALFAIYKNVLTALKLELQDRENALKESENLLSFHLMNTPVGAISWDINFNVTEWNPAAQIIFGYTKEEALGKNAADLILPSNVIHSVTEVFQKALSGTGGKKNINENMTKNGKHILCDWFNTKLINTEGQVVGVASLVNDITERRKTQEIMIQSEKMMSVGGLAAGMAHEINNPLAGMMQNAQVVLNRLTKDIPANHEAARKAGTSMKAIKNFMEKRAVLTHLDDIHQAGERAAKIVANMLSFSKKSGVARKKTNLAELIDNALNLAQNDYNLKKDFDFKSIKLNRKFAPDLPLIYCEETKIQQVVFNIIKNASEAMGQNPPQVPPEIILRILEQPGMACIEIEDNGPGIDKETRKRIFEPFFTTKEVDKGTGLGLSVSYFIIVDDHGGELSVESPPGKGAKFIIKLPFRS; from the coding sequence ATGGACCGGCTCTTTAATCCCCTTTTAAGGCATTATGATAAAAGGGAAAAAGAAATTTATCTCAAGGCAAAATTTATCCTGGTGGGCACTGTTTTCATAACCCTGTCCCTGTTTTTTTCCTTGATATATACCATCTGGCTGGATTCTGCCCCTGTGTCCGTCGTTCTTGTTGAATCCATTGGGCTTGGACTCATGCTATTTTCCCTGGGCGTGCTTGTTAAGGGCAAATACGATATTGCCGTTCATACCATTTTGACCATCAGCTTTATTACGATCTGGACGATTTTATTTATTGAACCGGCAGATTCGATATTTACCAAGCTGGATACCATTGTCTTTGTGCCTGCCCTGCTTGCTGCCATGCCCCTTTTATTTTTTAACAGCCGAAAACCCCTGGCAATTTATTTTTCTGTCAATATGGCTGTTTTTTTCCTGTTTATCTATCTTTTAAAAGATACCCCGGGCCTGAGCGAACTTGAACGGATCGATTATTTTCTGGACAATTCAGTTGCCATCGGATTTGTCTCGTTTGTCTCTTTTGCCCTGTTTGCCATATATAAGAATGTATTGACCGCTTTGAAACTTGAGTTACAAGACCGGGAAAACGCCCTTAAAGAGAGTGAAAACCTTTTATCTTTCCATCTTATGAATACCCCTGTGGGCGCGATTTCCTGGGACATAAATTTCAATGTAACAGAGTGGAACCCGGCAGCCCAGATTATATTCGGATATACAAAAGAGGAGGCCCTGGGCAAAAATGCCGCTGACCTGATTCTTCCTTCAAACGTCATCCACTCTGTGACCGAGGTTTTCCAAAAGGCATTGTCAGGCACGGGCGGGAAAAAAAACATCAATGAAAATATGACCAAAAATGGAAAACACATTCTCTGTGACTGGTTCAACACCAAATTGATAAATACTGAAGGCCAGGTCGTTGGCGTGGCCTCATTGGTCAACGACATTACAGAACGAAGAAAAACCCAGGAAATAATGATTCAATCGGAAAAAATGATGTCCGTGGGCGGGCTTGCCGCAGGCATGGCCCATGAAATCAACAACCCCCTGGCCGGAATGATGCAGAATGCCCAGGTGGTGTTAAATCGACTGACCAAGGATATCCCGGCCAACCATGAGGCCGCCCGGAAAGCTGGCACCTCCATGAAGGCCATCAAAAATTTCATGGAAAAAAGAGCGGTTCTCACCCACCTTGACGATATCCACCAGGCAGGCGAACGTGCAGCCAAAATCGTTGCAAACATGCTCAGCTTTTCAAAAAAAAGCGGGGTTGCCAGAAAAAAAACAAACCTAGCCGAATTGATTGACAATGCGCTGAATCTTGCCCAGAATGACTATAACCTGAAAAAAGACTTTGATTTCAAATCAATTAAACTTAACCGAAAATTTGCTCCAGATTTGCCACTGATCTATTGTGAGGAGACCAAAATTCAGCAGGTTGTCTTTAATATTATCAAAAATGCCTCCGAGGCAATGGGACAAAATCCCCCCCAAGTTCCCCCTGAAATCATCCTGCGCATTTTAGAACAACCCGGCATGGCCTGTATTGAAATAGAAGACAACGGCCCGGGCATTGACAAGGAGACACGCAAACGAATTTTTGAACCTTTTTTTACGACCAAAGAGGTGGACAAGGGAACCGGACTTGGGCTTTCGGTCTCATATTTTATCATCGTAGACGACCATGGCGGTGAACTCTCTGTGGAATCCCCCCCTGGCAAAGGGGCAAAATTCATCATCAAACTCCCGTTCAGATCTTGA
- the pspF gene encoding phage shock protein operon transcriptional activator has protein sequence MNSQVKSVSMSEALGQSEVFLEFQEKISRVAPIERPVLILGERGTGKELAAARLHFLSKRWQKPLVTLNCAALTPSLIGSELFGYEKGAFTGAATRHKGRFEQAADGTLFLDEIGNIPMEVQEKILRVVEYGSFERVGASSPVQVDVRIVGAANMDLSLMADQGRFKQDLLDRLSFEVIYVPPLRCRKGDILLLANHFASRMAFELGRKKVPEIISQAVKSLESHVWPGNVRELKNVVERAVYKSMTHEISDIAFDPFFCPYGTFLGTKKNGPEPAISKPDSPELPVQKNAQTGLDIKELREKPLKEAVLILERYRFFAALSDARFNQKKAAALLGLSYDQFRGLKKKHGI, from the coding sequence ATGAATTCCCAGGTAAAATCCGTGTCCATGTCCGAGGCCTTGGGGCAGTCTGAAGTGTTTTTGGAGTTTCAGGAGAAGATTTCCAGGGTGGCACCCATTGAGCGGCCAGTCCTTATTTTAGGAGAGCGGGGAACCGGAAAGGAGCTGGCTGCAGCCCGGCTTCATTTTTTATCAAAACGATGGCAAAAACCTTTGGTCACCCTTAATTGCGCCGCCCTGACCCCAAGCCTGATCGGATCTGAGCTTTTTGGATATGAAAAAGGGGCCTTTACCGGGGCTGCAACCCGTCACAAGGGGCGGTTTGAACAGGCTGCCGACGGCACCCTGTTTTTGGATGAGATAGGCAATATTCCCATGGAGGTCCAGGAAAAGATTTTAAGGGTGGTCGAGTACGGGAGCTTTGAGCGGGTCGGGGCTTCCAGCCCTGTTCAGGTGGATGTCCGCATTGTCGGGGCAGCCAATATGGATCTTTCCCTTATGGCGGACCAGGGTCGGTTCAAGCAGGATTTGCTTGACCGTCTTTCCTTTGAGGTTATTTATGTGCCTCCGTTGCGGTGCCGCAAGGGAGATATCCTTTTACTGGCCAATCATTTTGCATCCCGAATGGCCTTTGAACTGGGAAGAAAAAAAGTGCCTGAAATCATCAGTCAAGCGGTCAAATCCCTGGAATCCCATGTCTGGCCCGGCAATGTAAGAGAGTTGAAAAATGTGGTGGAAAGGGCGGTGTACAAGAGTATGACCCATGAAATTTCAGATATCGCCTTTGATCCCTTCTTTTGTCCATATGGTACCTTTCTTGGGACAAAAAAAAACGGGCCTGAACCTGCTATTTCCAAACCCGATTCACCTGAGTTGCCAGTCCAAAAAAATGCCCAAACAGGGTTGGACATCAAGGAACTTAGGGAAAAACCATTAAAGGAGGCTGTTTTGATTCTGGAGCGGTACAGGTTTTTTGCAGCCCTGAGTGACGCCCGGTTTAACCAGAAAAAGGCGGCTGCCCTTTTAGGGCTGAGTTATGATCAGTTTCGGGGATTGAAAAAAAAACATGGGATTTGA